In Chanodichthys erythropterus isolate Z2021 chromosome 20, ASM2448905v1, whole genome shotgun sequence, the genomic stretch TATTCTTAAATCAGGGTcgttatcattaactaaaactacaaataagccataaaaaaaaaacattgagtatttgaaataaaataaactttttatttcagctagctgccaaggcaacatttcaaatttttgtttaaaatgaactaaaactaaaaactaaaacttaataaataaataaatatatatatatatatatatatatatatatatatatatatatatatatatatatatatatatatatgcatttttaaaacactaaactaataaaaatgacataaaacaacaaaattacttaaattttaattaaaatgtactaaaatatAACAATGAAATCAAgctcaaaatattaacaaaactataatagtatatcaatgatactaaaaaaGCATTgcattaaatcaaataattaTCTAAACATTGTAAATATTACACATACATTTGTACAGATCTTtagaaaaagcacaaatgtagtttgttgattcagtttgtgtgtttgtgttcatcaGGTTGTTGACAGTGACTGTAAAATTCACTCTGAAAGCCATTAACCTGGAGACGGTTCAGTATCACGAGCTTCCAGACTGCTACATCTTCAACGTTATGGTATGTCACATGACCTTTCAGTACACTGTTGCTCATCTCTGACATTGGTCTCCATTTCCTCCAAGGGAAGGAATCTCAGCTGGAAAAGTTGGCAGGTTTTTCCAACACATGATCATCGGCCTGTTTCCAGAAAAATATGAGGCTATTCATAGAAACAATtctgctttgatcacaggaataaattacatttcaacatatattcacatagaaaacaattttgtaataataagattgtaataatattatacaACGATAAGAATATACaatgaaatacaataaaaatatgtattttaatcatataaatgcagctttgttaAGCTTAATAGACTCCTTTTAAAAACGTTAAAAATCTCAATGATTCCAAatgtttgaatggtagtgtaaagaAAGATAAACAGCTATAAAtgtctgttttttatttttatttttatgagcaGATCACCTTTAACAACAAGCCCCACAGTGGGAGAATGATGATTGACCTGGACAACGATGTGCAGATCTATAAATGCAGAGACTGGACTGTGACTGGTGCATGTGAGTCTTTCCCATGATTCTCCACTCTTCACAAATAAAACTcttaaacttttacttttaataaacGAATAAGCTTGTGTTGTCATTTAAGGAAGTATTCCTACAAAACATATCACAGACTTGGAAATATTTGCTTTGGTCAGTCTCTGCTCATCTTTAATAATCACTTGATTATTTTGACACcttgattaaaatatttacaggaTGAAGAAAGTTAAAAAGCTTATAGTTGGGCtggaatgttttaatgaaaaattaacATTTGCTCCAACCAATCAAGTTTAATGTAAAATTGCCATAATTGTGATAGCAATGTCATCTTTAAGACACCACAGGTGAATAGATTgaataaaatttgaataaaaatatttttcttttgataTCATTATTCTCCAGTTGATTGATTACATTAAGAATTACAAACtgttttgtattacaagttttctgaaatgtttaaaTTTGCAAATTATGTATTAACTGGTGAAATATGCACCAATTTGTATACATTTCcagaaattaaatttgaaaattGGATAAAGCCAGATTCAAAATTCTTATTTGATTTAGATTGAGTTGATTTAGTtggtttttacagaggggatttgggatttttctttttatcactccataaatcagaaaaaaaaaacattttcaccaTGTATTTATGTAAAATGACATATAAATGAGTGTgaataaaatatgaacaaaccccacagtaaaaaccttcagaatatagtcaGGAGTAAAAGTGTAAATTTTGGTGTTTGTAAGTGCTGCTTAAGTGGAGGAAAAAACTTTTAAAGATATGTATCGTAAtcgaaatctacagatgcaaatagataacgtgcaataaaataaacgcttaaatgtgtgttttggaTGTTTTACAACACGTTATGTAAAGCCATTGACCTGAAATGTTTATGCTCTCAGActcattttaatgaatgtttttttgtttatagcCCAGAGGAACATGTACATTATGGTTCTGTTTGACGTGGTGGTCATTCTGATTCTTGTGCTGTCGCTGCTTCTCTGCATGCGCTCGGTGAAAGCTGGAGTCCTGCTGCAGTTCGTGAGTTTTGTTTGTTCTGTGATGTTTGTGCAATTAATcattgagagagaaaaaacactTACCATGAAACAAAAAACATGTCTGAATATCTGAGCTGCAGTTTACTATACAATGAAATAGAAGATGATTTATAACTTAAAGCTCCAAAAAGGTCAAAAGCATGtcataaaagtatcataaaagatTATACTGCTAGTCATATGATATTTTCTGTGAGTAACTTTTAAGATAGGGCACTCTGAAAATAaaattggttacactttatttgaaggtgatgtagttacagtgtacttactcaaataagaactgagtaatattaattactatagagttacagttaggatTAGAGTTTGATTTAgggttacttgtaattatgcataatttaatcttactgtagtaaatacatttagtaacatgtaactacaTCACCTTAAAAAATAGTTACCaaaatgtttaatgtatttGAATTGCATATAACATGCCCATTCATTACTTTAGCACAGtttcaacataaaaatgaataaacttaATATGAAGCATATTTTTCAGTAATACTTTGTATAcagataaataaaatgttttaaatacacaatacccagctttatatatttatcatcagtaaatctaatttgtttcaatttgatacattttgactgattaaatgtttacattattatttaactgaataaatttaattgttttcaCAATGACCAGATTTATGTTGATTCTAAGCAATttcaaaatatgattatttgaaTAGAATCAAATAGatagttaataataaacatttatgtatGACTGACAAATATTTATCACAGAGGTTaattttattagtttatgttaAAACTCCAAATGACTGGAAATATATGCATTTCAAATACATAATGTAGgtctaaattattattattattgagtgCATGAGTTGTATAAAAAATGTTATGATCATTTTATTTGCAGACAATCAAAATTCAGACAGTAATCAAATGTTGATCTGTTCTTCAGGAATACACAGCGTTCTTCTCCAGTCGTTACAGCAAACACGTGTCCTTCTCCGACCGTATGGAGTTCATTAACGGCTGGTGCATCCTCATCATCGTTAGTGACGTTCTCACCATCACAGGCTCTCTGCTGAAGATCATCATCCAGCTGAAGGTGAGGAATCATCCTAACCCCAGTTAAAGAAGAAGATTAAAGGGTGGAACATCAGAGTACTGATCACATATATAATTGCTTtttttgttaaagggatagttcatccaaaaatgaaaattctatcattaattacgcTTCAAAAGAGATCTTCATTTGTTGTTCGGATGATGAACGATAATTaattcttttattcagcaaggaagcattaaattgatcaaaattgacagtaatgaacaataaatgctgttcttttgaacattttattcttcaaagaatcctgaaaaataaaatgtatcacagttccacaaaaatatgaaactgttttcaacattgatgataatcataaatgtttcttgagcagccaATCATCGTATTAGaatgaattctgaaggatcatgtgacactgaagactggagtaatgctgctattgtgatcacaggaataaattacactttactatatattcacatagaaaacagatgttttaaattggaataatatttcacaatattgctgtatttttgacaTCGTCTGTCTAAATCTCTTAATCTTTTGCATGATTTTGTTAAACCGGCGCAGTGACTCTGTTTAAGGTGTTGATGTTGGTGTTTTGCTCTGTCGTCTCAGGCCGTGGCCAGTTATGACCTGTGCAGTATCCTCCTGGGCACCGGCACCATGCTCGTGTGGATCGGGGTCTTACGCTACATGGGATACTTGAGAAAATACAACGTACGACCTGCTCGTTCTCACTTCTCACTGCTGTGTTCAGGAGACCGAAGAGAGCTAATTGATTTGGGCGTTTCTGCTTCTTGCAACATGAGCGTTGTATTGAAATCCATCATAGTATTGTATATTATTAAGAAAGATGTCAACATCTGCTGAGATATGGTGTGTTAGTTTATAATAGCAAATGTGACCTTATTGTGAGGTCTGTAATGTTGTGATCACTATTTTTATAGAAATGTGAAAATGAGTTTTATCTAATTTTATTGCCTGTCTATTTATCAGTATTGTGGTGGACTTGCACTCGTTCCTTCAGCAGAGGCAGATGCAGTTGTTCTGTTGGTGTAAGTGATTGCGCCCTCTATTGACTGTGATGTGTAACTGCGTGTATCTGATGTCCTCTGGTCAGATTCTCATCATCACTCTGCGAGCGGCCTTTCCGAACGTCATCCGTTTCACCTGCTGTGCCGCCATGATTTACCTCGGGTACTGTTTCTGTGGATGGATCGTGCTGGGACCGTACCACAGCAAGGCAGGTCACCGCATAATACTGCTCATATTATATGCTTACtcttcattttgtatttttgtcaaaatATGTTGTATTCAACAGAGCAATGCTATATATAAAACATTGGCATTTCACAGttactctccaaattaatgtagaaacaactgAAAGACAGTATATTTGAAATACTTTTTTAATGGCATCTTTTCTTGAATGAAGACCATTATTTATAGACattcaacattttaaacatttattaggccttaaaaaaaataacaactaagtaaacttaaaacaatcttcacataaacccattataataaatgcCATATTTTTACTTTGCATGTCAAAGAGTAGCTTTAGAACGAAATGCATCATTCTGACGTGTTTGAGGTTTGTGTTGTCCATCAGTTCCGGACGCTGAACCTGGTGTCCGAGAGTCTGTTTTCCCTCATCAACGGAGACGACATGTTCGCCACCTTCAAGAACATGCAGCAGAAGAATTTCGTGGTGTGGCTCTTCAGCCGCCTGTATCTCTACACGTTTGTGTCTCTGTTCATCTACATGGTGCTCAGTCTGTTCATCACGCTCATCACGGACACCTACGACACCATCAAGGTCAGCTGACTGACACAAATCATCCGTTATCAGCAGCAGTTTGTTCTAGTGggacattaaaggattagttcactttcaaattaaattttcctgataatttactcacccccgtgtcatcctggaatgttttaatcagaagaagaaagaaagacatgaacatcttggatgtaaattatcaggaaaatttaatttgaaagtgaactaatcctttaatattaaaAGAATAGAAACGTAAAATAAGATTACAAGTTGATTTAGAAGAGACTCCACCCACATgtgcttctgattggctgtttttttttttattattgattttgtCGCTGGAATTTTATATCACATCATGTgcttttatatgtaaatgagcTCAGTTATGATTGGTCAACCTCTTAACATGAGAAATGAGTTTAAATAAATagttatttcatgtttttcgaGTCACATGTCAGCTGTATGTGCTGATTGTTGTCGCAGCATCAGCAGTTGGACGGGGAGCCTGTGTCAGATCTTCAGGCGTTCATCATGCAGTGTAAAGATCCTCCAGAATCGGGCTGCTTCAGTGAGAACGAGACCCGCGGCAGATGCCTGATGTGCTGCTCACGCAGGTGAACACACACTCGTCATGTCTCCGTACGGGACGATCAGAGATGATGTGAAGAGCTGCAGAAGGAGTGACTAACGTGTCAGTCTCTTCTGTTATATTTGTTCTGAACACTTGTGAGACGTGTGTGAGAGACAGTAAACGTGatattgtgtgtttgtgatgcAGGATATGCGGCTCTGATGACGACACAGACTGACCTTCACCTGGAGTGTGTGATCGTGGACTGAAAGTGAAAATATCTGTatatcaaatgtaaataaatctataaaaaGCTCATGAACAGCACAGCTGTCCAAACGTGTTTTTGTTTGAGCACATTTTTAGCACTTTATAGTTGTGAATTAACGAGAAGATCCTCTCCACTTTACGAAAGACTGTAAATTAGtgcaattattatattttgttttaatgtgCAAGTACATATACTGGGCAGAATGAATTTGggtaaagaaaaaatatatttcctaCATCACATTGTACATTTTGTGCTGTTTGTGTTTATAATACAATgtgttatataatgtattttatatttgaatgcttcagataaaataaaattgtgataCCAGACCTGTATTgaacataattttactcattcccgtAGTTTTCGCACTCGCATCAAAAGCGTGCGAGTACCAGATTGACTTCTTTTTCAATT encodes the following:
- the mcoln3b gene encoding mucolipin-3; translation: MDDSSETYLCINDPNGNRAIHCSESHACLEPLEEEVEKFRRKLKYFFMNPCDKYKARRRKPWKLILQIVKIALVTIQLVSFGLSNQMVVQFKEENLMVFRHLFLKNFTKSSANIYAVYTQHDVYTHIAYTVEQFLMLPSITMGNHDYEKEGDIYTPLTICQQFYHNGSVSPANETFDIDTQVDEECSLIYPQHPFSTLTADPLNFTLHFERLLTVTVKFTLKAINLETVQYHELPDCYIFNVMITFNNKPHSGRMMIDLDNDVQIYKCRDWTVTGASQRNMYIMVLFDVVVILILVLSLLLCMRSVKAGVLLQFEYTAFFSSRYSKHVSFSDRMEFINGWCILIIVSDVLTITGSLLKIIIQLKAVASYDLCSILLGTGTMLVWIGVLRYMGYLRKYNILIITLRAAFPNVIRFTCCAAMIYLGYCFCGWIVLGPYHSKFRTLNLVSESLFSLINGDDMFATFKNMQQKNFVVWLFSRLYLYTFVSLFIYMVLSLFITLITDTYDTIKHQQLDGEPVSDLQAFIMQCKDPPESGCFSENETRGRCLMCCSRRICGSDDDTD